From a single Apium graveolens cultivar Ventura chromosome 2, ASM990537v1, whole genome shotgun sequence genomic region:
- the LOC141701916 gene encoding putative F-box protein At3g10430 → MADWNSLPEELLVEVLARLPVKHLLQYRSVCKAWLNLISSPSFVQTHLDHTAADSKNGTFIAHSYQVNIPNHKISLIRLDDLDNPINLEHPFPSSVSPEEMDVVGSCNGLLCLTNPLGHIFLWNPAMKQVKDISDYATKIVDTTGEVSVGFGFDKMTNDYKVVRIIWTSRSENTPGRVEVYSLNRASWREIEVKVDFELIHNCCHLIVKGNPYWTGLAHRWEIKGSFLFLLMCIMKCFRTFHGLINV, encoded by the coding sequence ATGGCAGACTGGAATAGTTTACCAGAAGAATTACTAGTTGAAGTACTAGCAAGACTCCCTGTTAAACATCTACTGCAGTACAGGTCAGTTTGCAAGGCATGGCTTAATCTAATTTCAAGCCCGAGTTTTGTCCAAACACACCTTGATCATACAGCTGCAGACTCAAAGAATGGAACCTTCATTGCTCACAGTTACCAAGTTAATATCCCAAACCACAAAATCTCCCTCATCCGTCTCGATGACCTTGACAACCCCATCAATCTTGAACACCCTTTTCCCAGTTCTGTTAGTCCAGAGGAAATGGATGTTGTTGGGTCTTGCAATGGATTGCTTTGTCTCACTAATCCATTAGGTCATATTTTCCTTTGGAACCCCGCCATGAAACAAGTCAAGGACATATCAGATTATGCTACCAAAATAGTTGATACTACTGGTGAAGTTTCTGTGGGGTTTGGTTTTGATAAGATGACAAATGATTACAAGGTTGTGAGAATTATATGGACTAGTCGATCTGAGAACACTCCTGGTCGGGTTGAGGTTTATTCACTAAATCGGGCTTCTTGGAGGGAGATTGAGGTGAAAGTGGATTTTGAACTGATACATAATTGTTGTCACCTGATTGTGAAGGGAAATCCTTACTGGACTGGATTAGCGCATAGGTGGGAGATTAAAGGCAGTTTTTTGTTTCTTTTGATGTGCATAATGAAGTGTTTTCGAACATTCCATGGCCTGATCAATGTATAA